In Patescibacteria group bacterium, a single window of DNA contains:
- a CDS encoding SDR family NAD(P)-dependent oxidoreductase, which produces MTKYAFVTGASRGLGDAFVKNLSNNYFVFAGVRSLDFRLQNPPNIYYFPLDVTDDDQINEAFKMISKKTKVLDLLINNAGINKDTATNNNPDIACKLENLEREILIKMFNTNAVSPLFVLKKFLPLLNSNPSFVINISSDRASFHDEFGSETGNYGYRASKVALNMYTFCSIADLPNTVKTFAVHPGDMKTDMNPDGTDDPAEQAEKIIAITKSWKEEFNGKFLRYDGNLYPL; this is translated from the coding sequence ATGACAAAATATGCATTTGTAACTGGGGCGTCACGCGGGCTTGGAGATGCTTTTGTAAAAAATTTATCTAATAATTATTTTGTTTTTGCTGGTGTAAGAAGTCTTGATTTTAGATTACAAAATCCTCCAAACATTTATTACTTTCCACTTGATGTGACTGATGATGATCAAATTAATGAAGCTTTTAAGATGATTTCTAAAAAAACCAAAGTATTGGATTTGTTGATTAATAACGCTGGAATAAATAAAGATACTGCAACAAATAATAATCCGGATATTGCTTGTAAACTGGAAAACCTGGAAAGAGAAATATTAATTAAAATGTTTAATACCAATGCAGTTTCGCCGCTTTTTGTTTTGAAAAAATTTTTGCCGCTTCTTAATTCAAACCCAAGCTTTGTAATTAACATTTCGTCTGATCGTGCATCCTTTCACGACGAATTTGGAAGTGAAACTGGAAATTATGGATATCGTGCAAGCAAGGTGGCTTTAAATATGTATACTTTTTGTAGCATTGCTGACTTACCGAATACTGTAAAAACTTTTGCAGTTCATCCGGGAGATATGAAAACAGATATGAATCCAGACGGAACTGATGATCCGGCAGAACAGGCAGAAAAAATAATCGCAATTACGAAAAGCTGGAAAGAAGAATTTAATGGAAAATTTTTAAGATATGACGGGAATTTATATCCATTATAA
- a CDS encoding glycosyltransferase, with protein sequence MQKIFLSVIIPCYNEEKNLQRKVLDEVYKYLSKKDFNFEVIISDDGSTDNSKEIIEKQIKTLKNFKLLKNEHGGKPSALLSGLKQAKGEWVLFTDMDQSTPIDQLDKLLPFTKYAEVVIGSRGFNRNNFSILRRIGSVVFLTFRRILILPEIKDTQCGFKLFKRTDIEKAFPELEFFKTKQRTSGWKVTSYDVELLHILKINGCKIKEVEVSWHDRDVSNTKGHGSGRYFRESEEMLMQIIRVKMNDMKGLYS encoded by the coding sequence ATGCAAAAAATTTTTCTTTCAGTAATAATTCCTTGTTATAACGAAGAGAAAAATTTGCAAAGAAAAGTTTTAGACGAAGTTTATAAATATTTATCTAAAAAGGATTTTAATTTTGAGGTAATAATTTCCGATGATGGAAGTACAGATAATTCTAAAGAAATTATTGAAAAGCAAATTAAAACTCTAAAGAATTTTAAGTTATTAAAAAATGAACATGGAGGTAAACCATCAGCTCTTCTTTCGGGATTAAAACAAGCAAAAGGTGAATGGGTACTGTTTACAGATATGGATCAGTCAACTCCAATTGATCAACTTGATAAACTTTTGCCTTTTACAAAATATGCAGAAGTTGTAATTGGATCACGAGGATTTAATCGAAATAATTTTTCAATACTTCGAAGAATTGGATCGGTTGTATTTCTTACTTTTAGAAGGATTTTAATACTACCAGAAATTAAAGATACACAATGTGGATTTAAACTATTTAAAAGAACGGATATTGAGAAAGCTTTCCCAGAACTTGAATTTTTTAAAACAAAACAGAGGACTTCTGGGTGGAAAGTTACATCTTATGATGTGGAACTACTTCATATTTTGAAAATTAATGGATGTAAAATTAAGGAAGTTGAAGTTTCGTGGCACGACCGTGATGTCAGCAATACTAAGGGGCATGGGTCAGGGCGTTATTTTCGGGAGAGTGAGGAAATGCTAATGCAAATAATACGTGTAAAAATGAATGATATGAAAGGGCTGTATTCATGA
- a CDS encoding glycosyltransferase family 39 protein encodes MIKYLKQNKILFLILILGLFLRVYKPLTFFYFDHDSDLAGWIMRDILFNHHLRLIGQETSSHGIFIGPYFYYLQIPFFLLTKMDPAGTLLLSIILGIFSVWSVYFVFTKMFSKNVGLIGSLIYATSSLVVFTDREVVPTMPVMLWTIWFLFSLNQILKGKKYGYIILGILIGLVWSLNLQLIILMPLVILAQIFSKKQINFKELIVGSIIAFLMNIPFIAFELRHGFQQTKALFASLTTSKDYISGTSMGFFAKLDRTMQLVYKNSTNIFALNTINLDTRIMFWFFVVLILCFVYKKIISKNLGVIFLIWLSIYILFFSKISLNVSEYYLNGMNIVYIILAAIGINELIKNKKRKHFGFLLIGIFLILNLYQFFTRPVNADGYIERKAIISAIKEDADLHNYPCVSLSFITTPGNDLGYRYFTWEENLKTKPVSNNIPVYSIVFPLSLVDGFDKSYGALGLIKPDYKKYNLKTIDTSCEGKDYNLTYPMFGFTN; translated from the coding sequence ATGATTAAATATTTAAAACAAAATAAAATTTTATTTTTAATTTTAATTTTGGGGCTCTTCTTAAGAGTTTATAAGCCATTAACTTTTTTTTATTTTGATCATGATAGTGATCTTGCTGGATGGATTATGCGAGATATTTTGTTTAATCATCATCTAAGGCTTATTGGACAGGAAACTTCGTCACATGGAATTTTTATCGGGCCATATTTTTATTATTTACAAATTCCATTTTTTCTTTTAACAAAAATGGATCCTGCAGGAACATTACTGTTATCAATTATTTTGGGAATATTTTCTGTTTGGAGTGTCTATTTTGTTTTTACAAAGATGTTTAGCAAAAATGTTGGATTAATTGGATCTTTAATTTATGCGACATCGTCTTTGGTTGTGTTTACGGATCGCGAAGTTGTTCCAACGATGCCAGTAATGCTTTGGACAATATGGTTTTTATTTTCATTAAACCAAATTTTAAAAGGTAAAAAGTATGGTTATATAATTTTGGGAATTTTAATTGGATTAGTTTGGAGTCTAAATTTGCAGCTTATTATTTTAATGCCACTTGTCATTTTGGCGCAAATATTTTCAAAAAAACAAATTAATTTTAAAGAATTGATTGTTGGATCAATAATTGCATTTTTGATGAATATTCCTTTTATTGCTTTTGAACTCCGCCATGGATTTCAACAAACAAAGGCTCTTTTTGCATCTCTTACTACAAGTAAAGATTATATTTCTGGCACTTCGATGGGATTTTTTGCCAAACTAGACCGCACCATGCAATTGGTTTATAAAAATTCAACGAATATTTTTGCATTAAACACAATAAATCTTGATACAAGAATAATGTTTTGGTTTTTTGTAGTTTTAATTCTCTGTTTTGTTTACAAAAAAATAATTTCAAAAAATTTAGGAGTTATTTTTTTAATTTGGCTTTCAATTTATATTTTGTTTTTTTCGAAAATATCTTTAAATGTTTCAGAATATTATCTAAACGGTATGAATATTGTTTATATAATACTTGCTGCGATTGGAATTAATGAATTAATAAAAAATAAAAAAAGAAAACACTTTGGATTTTTATTAATTGGGATATTTTTAATTTTAAATTTATACCAGTTTTTTACGAGACCTGTTAATGCTGATGGTTATATAGAAAGAAAAGCAATAATTTCTGCAATAAAGGAAGATGCAGATCTTCATAATTATCCATGTGTTTCGTTGTCTTTTATAACAACACCTGGAAATGATTTGGGATACAGGTATTTTACTTGGGAGGAAAATTTAAAAACAAAACCAGTATCAAATAATATTCCGGTTTACTCAATTGTTTTCCCGCTCTCTCTCGTTGATGGATTTGATAAAAGTTATGGAGCACTTGGACTTATAAAGCCAGACTATAAAAAGTATAATCTGAAAACAATTGATACATCCTGTGAAGGAAAAGATTATAATTTAACTTATCCAATGTTTGGATTTACTAATTAA
- a CDS encoding glycosyltransferase family 39 protein: MLKKNWLIILILVAALFLRVYRIPQVLGFYFDQGRDALVIWDLIHLHKFFLIGPTTGLAGIFRGPYYYYLIAPFYFLGGGNPVVPVDFLALTSVIAIYLMYLLASKIQDKTSGIIAAVIAGFSFYIVLAGRWLSNPTPMLILSMILVYSMFRIAKTNKRKDAQIWWAIISAVAGLSLFNFGSSGEFFYFPALFIFVIWQRRKFPTLKYLLISGFVFFLTFAPLVLFDLKHDHILLHNLFSTFGGDGGSFKLPTQSFMAERTRSYYDIFTNKLFDAREKPEIIVMVIAAIFFLINLPKLIKNDGYKIIILLLISPIIGLYFYQGNYGVLYDYYLTGYYLIFILFYGLIFGKIWKANIVGKLFIVYFLYLFFSGNLPIIWSKINDNCTGNGTICFANEKTAINWIYDNSAGQKFNVDIYVPPQIPYAYNYILTWRSNPNNVTENVPLLYTLYEVDDQHPSILNDWLKRQNGIGKIEAVYSTGGITVQRRIRND; encoded by the coding sequence GTGCTTAAGAAAAATTGGTTGATTATTTTAATTTTGGTGGCAGCTCTTTTTTTAAGAGTTTATAGAATACCTCAAGTTTTAGGGTTTTATTTTGATCAAGGAAGAGATGCTTTGGTAATTTGGGATTTGATTCATCTTCATAAGTTTTTTTTAATTGGGCCGACAACAGGGCTTGCTGGAATTTTTCGTGGACCTTATTATTATTATTTAATTGCACCATTTTATTTTTTGGGCGGCGGAAACCCAGTTGTTCCTGTTGATTTTCTTGCATTAACTTCTGTAATTGCAATTTATTTAATGTATTTACTCGCAAGTAAGATACAGGATAAAACTTCTGGAATAATTGCTGCGGTAATTGCCGGTTTTTCTTTTTATATAGTACTTGCAGGGAGATGGCTTTCAAACCCAACGCCGATGTTAATTTTATCTATGATTTTAGTATATTCAATGTTTCGTATTGCTAAAACAAATAAGAGAAAAGATGCGCAAATTTGGTGGGCGATAATATCTGCTGTTGCTGGACTATCTTTATTTAATTTTGGATCTTCCGGGGAATTTTTTTATTTTCCTGCATTATTTATTTTTGTAATTTGGCAAAGAAGGAAATTTCCCACATTAAAATATTTATTAATTTCTGGTTTTGTTTTCTTTTTAACATTTGCACCACTTGTTTTATTTGACTTAAAGCATGATCATATTTTGCTTCATAATTTGTTTTCGACTTTTGGAGGAGATGGCGGAAGTTTTAAATTGCCAACGCAAAGTTTTATGGCTGAAAGAACAAGATCGTATTATGACATTTTTACAAATAAACTTTTTGATGCGAGGGAAAAACCTGAAATTATAGTAATGGTTATTGCTGCTATTTTCTTTTTAATTAATTTACCAAAACTAATTAAAAATGATGGATATAAAATAATAATTTTACTATTAATTTCTCCAATAATAGGACTTTATTTTTATCAAGGAAATTATGGAGTTTTATATGATTATTATTTAACAGGATATTATTTGATTTTTATTTTATTTTACGGACTTATTTTTGGGAAAATTTGGAAAGCTAATATTGTTGGGAAATTATTTATAGTTTATTTCTTATATTTATTTTTTTCCGGGAACCTCCCAATTATCTGGTCGAAAATAAATGACAATTGTACGGGAAATGGAACTATTTGTTTTGCAAATGAAAAAACAGCAATTAATTGGATTTATGACAATTCTGCAGGGCAAAAGTTTAATGTAGATATTTATGTACCACCGCAAATTCCATATGCTTATAATTACATACTTACCTGGAGGTCAAATCCAAATAATGTAACTGAAAATGTTCCGCTTTTGTATACTCTTTATGAAGTTGACGATCAGCATCCGAGTATTCTTAATGATTGGCTAAAGAGACAAAATGGAATTGGTAAAATAGAAGCAGTTTATTCAACTGGAGGAATAACTGTACAGAGAAGGATTAGAAATGATTAA
- a CDS encoding SDR family NAD(P)-dependent oxidoreductase, whose product MLVTGGAGFIGSHLCEMLLEQGNEVIAFDNLFARSKSNLKSFSKNKNFKFIKGDVQNKTVLKK is encoded by the coding sequence ATTTTAGTTACAGGCGGTGCAGGTTTTATCGGCTCTCATCTTTGTGAAATGTTGCTTGAACAAGGCAATGAAGTAATTGCTTTTGATAATTTATTTGCTAGAAGTAAAAGTAATTTAAAAAGTTTTTCAAAAAACAAGAACTTCAAATTTATAAAAGGTGATGTGCAAAATAAAACAGTACTTAAAAAATAA
- a CDS encoding NAD-dependent epimerase/dehydratase family protein, with protein sequence MGKAQIISRWSYGFAKALGEEYLFGLHDEGLKFSIVRYFNCYGPRGINKRYLNVIPKFILQALKEEFLMFQFYSKNFS encoded by the coding sequence ATGGGAAAAGCACAAATTATTTCAAGATGGTCTTATGGTTTTGCGAAAGCTTTAGGAGAAGAATATTTATTTGGCCTTCACGATGAAGGTTTAAAATTTTCAATTGTTAGATATTTTAATTGCTATGGCCCAAGAGGAATTAATAAAAGATATCTAAATGTAATTCCTAAATTTATTTTACAAGCTCTTAAAGAAGAGTTCCTGATGTTTCAGTTTTACTCCAAAAACTTCTCTTGA
- a CDS encoding DHH family phosphoesterase: MNYPQSGEILEEIKKAKKILVNLHRGPDPDSYACAFALYYFLISQNKDVTIVLTNTSELSNQLKKFDDSDKVKLVDYSKIDFSKYDLFISPDSGSLQQIVDNPEIKVLDIKIIVIDHHASNDKFGKINLIDSSAVSCSQIIYLIFKDWDFFIDSKMASLLMFGIIADSGVFAFSNDSKVMKIAGELMELGANKEKIINDFFRTKPFSLIKSFGEFLSRMEFDKEHKFVWTAISYEDYLKLKIPPKAASVFATDYASIVDGSDFGLIMCEDEKNKLKISFRSRSNIDVSKLAEQLNGGGHKKAAGGQIEGMKFEEAVNKVLEVARKFADESK, encoded by the coding sequence ATGAATTATCCTCAATCGGGCGAAATCTTAGAAGAGATTAAAAAAGCTAAAAAGATTTTAGTTAATCTTCACAGAGGGCCTGATCCTGATTCATATGCCTGCGCTTTTGCGCTTTATTATTTTTTAATTTCACAAAATAAAGACGTTACGATTGTTTTAACAAATACAAGCGAATTATCTAATCAGCTTAAAAAGTTTGATGATTCAGATAAAGTTAAATTAGTAGATTATTCAAAAATTGATTTTTCAAAATATGATTTATTTATAAGTCCTGATAGCGGAAGCTTACAGCAGATTGTTGATAATCCGGAAATAAAAGTTTTGGATATTAAAATTATTGTTATCGATCATCATGCAAGTAATGATAAATTTGGAAAAATTAATTTAATCGATTCATCTGCAGTATCTTGTTCACAAATTATCTATCTTATATTTAAGGATTGGGATTTTTTTATAGATAGTAAAATGGCAAGCTTATTAATGTTTGGAATTATTGCAGATAGTGGAGTTTTTGCTTTTTCAAATGACAGTAAAGTTATGAAAATTGCAGGAGAGTTAATGGAACTTGGAGCGAATAAAGAAAAAATTATAAATGATTTTTTTAGAACAAAACCTTTTAGCTTAATAAAGTCTTTTGGTGAGTTTTTATCACGAATGGAATTTGATAAGGAGCATAAATTTGTATGGACGGCTATTTCTTATGAAGATTATTTAAAACTTAAAATTCCGCCAAAAGCTGCATCTGTTTTTGCAACTGATTATGCAAGTATTGTTGATGGATCTGATTTTGGATTAATTATGTGTGAAGACGAGAAAAATAAATTAAAAATAAGTTTTAGGTCACGAAGCAATATTGATGTTTCAAAACTGGCGGAACAATTAAACGGAGGAGGTCATAAAAAGGCAGCCGGAGGACAAATAGAAGGAATGAAATTTGAAGAAGCGGTAAATAAGGTTTTGGAAGTAGCTAGGAAATTTGCTGACGAGTCCAAGTAA
- a CDS encoding glycosyltransferase family 39 protein: MDKIKSWIVNNKLEFVLLLTVLLVGAFARLYKIDQYMTFLGDEGRDVIIVRRIFTQLHPPLIGPGTSIGNMYLGPAYYYMMALPLLIFNFNPVGPAIFIAILGLITILFLWKVIREWFPTKKINYGALVASFLYAISPVIIIYSRSSWNPNIMPFFALLTVYSIWKVWVTKNFKWLIITGISYACCLQSHYLGLLLAPTILVIWFLVLIKTPIKKKFLGYSFVSLFLFLLIMSPLAIFDFRHNFINSKAILAFFTDRQTTVSVLPWKAIPGMWPILANITGDLVGAKTNIVGVVVAALILIAFVFVYLIRREKYNFKKTTVTLTITMWLFFGLIGLALYKQHIYDHYYGFIFVTPFIMLGAIINNLKYKIGYLLIAILVLGIVFVDIQNSPLAAAPNMQMQRARFVATKVEEIANGERFNFALIADSNYDSAYRYFMDLDNAKVVDINPQDTKDTITDQLIVVCEREKDKCDPTHNPKAEVAGFGWTKIVAEYDNVFGVTIYKLAHTN, encoded by the coding sequence ATGGACAAAATTAAATCTTGGATAGTAAATAATAAATTAGAATTTGTTTTATTATTAACAGTTTTATTGGTTGGCGCATTTGCGCGTCTTTATAAAATTGACCAATACATGACCTTTTTGGGTGATGAGGGACGTGATGTAATAATTGTCCGAAGAATTTTTACACAACTTCACCCGCCTTTAATTGGGCCTGGAACTTCAATAGGAAATATGTATTTAGGACCAGCATATTACTATATGATGGCGCTTCCGCTTTTAATTTTTAATTTTAATCCGGTAGGGCCTGCAATATTTATTGCAATTCTTGGTCTTATTACAATTTTGTTTTTATGGAAAGTGATAAGAGAATGGTTCCCTACAAAAAAAATAAATTACGGCGCTTTAGTTGCGAGTTTTTTGTATGCAATTTCTCCTGTCATTATTATTTATTCGCGAAGTTCATGGAATCCAAATATAATGCCATTTTTTGCGCTTCTTACAGTTTATTCAATATGGAAAGTTTGGGTGACGAAAAATTTTAAATGGTTAATTATTACAGGAATATCGTATGCATGTTGTTTGCAATCTCATTATCTTGGTTTACTTTTAGCACCTACAATTTTAGTAATCTGGTTTTTGGTTTTAATTAAAACTCCTATAAAAAAGAAATTTTTGGGCTATTCATTTGTTAGTTTGTTTTTGTTTTTACTCATTATGTCGCCGCTTGCAATTTTTGATTTTAGACACAACTTTATAAATTCCAAAGCAATTCTTGCCTTTTTTACAGACCGTCAAACGACAGTTTCAGTACTTCCTTGGAAAGCAATCCCAGGAATGTGGCCGATTTTGGCAAATATTACTGGAGATTTAGTGGGAGCAAAAACAAATATTGTTGGAGTTGTTGTTGCAGCACTTATTTTAATTGCCTTTGTATTTGTTTATCTAATAAGAAGAGAAAAATATAATTTTAAAAAGACAACTGTAACTTTGACAATAACAATGTGGCTTTTCTTTGGCCTTATTGGACTTGCTCTTTATAAGCAACATATTTATGACCATTATTATGGATTTATTTTTGTAACTCCATTTATAATGCTTGGAGCAATAATAAATAATTTAAAATACAAAATTGGATATTTATTAATTGCGATTTTAGTTTTGGGAATTGTTTTTGTTGATATACAAAATTCTCCTCTTGCCGCAGCTCCGAATATGCAAATGCAGCGAGCGAGATTTGTTGCTACAAAAGTTGAAGAGATTGCAAACGGAGAAAGATTTAATTTTGCCCTTATTGCTGACAGTAATTATGATAGTGCTTATCGATATTTTATGGATTTGGATAATGCAAAAGTAGTTGATATAAACCCCCAGGATACTAAAGATACAATTACAGATCAATTAATTGTTGTTTGTGAGAGAGAAAAAGATAAATGTGATCCAACGCATAATCCAAAAGCAGAAGTTGCAGGATTTGGATGGACTAAAATTGTGGCAGAATATGATAATGTTTTTGGTGTTACAATATACAAACTTGCTCATACAAATTAA
- a CDS encoding glycosyltransferase family 2 protein, which produces MSYLIDELSVFFPCYNEEANIKETVSKAKKVLEKTAKKWEIIIVNDGSKDNTSEIAHKLAKEDKRIKVIDQENRGYGGALQTGLYNAKYNWISFTDSDGQFDFGEINNFINEQKITKADLVIGYYKKRQVSDFVIMTSKIWEVAVFILFGLHVTDIDCGFKLINKKVIEKIPHLTAERGAFISSELLIKAKKEKFKIVEIPVTHYPRKGGAATGRKINVIIKSFVDLFKLWTKLNLG; this is translated from the coding sequence ATGAGTTATTTAATAGATGAACTTTCTGTCTTTTTTCCGTGTTATAACGAAGAAGCAAATATAAAAGAAACTGTTAGTAAAGCTAAAAAAGTTTTAGAAAAAACAGCAAAAAAATGGGAAATAATTATTGTGAATGATGGAAGCAAAGATAATACTTCAGAGATTGCACACAAACTTGCCAAAGAAGATAAAAGAATTAAGGTGATTGATCAGGAAAATAGAGGATATGGGGGAGCCCTTCAAACTGGGCTTTATAATGCAAAATACAATTGGATAAGTTTTACAGATTCTGACGGACAATTTGATTTTGGCGAAATAAATAATTTTATTAATGAACAAAAAATTACAAAAGCAGATCTTGTAATTGGATATTATAAAAAAAGACAAGTATCGGACTTTGTAATTATGACCAGTAAAATTTGGGAAGTTGCCGTTTTTATTTTGTTTGGACTTCATGTAACTGACATTGATTGTGGTTTTAAATTAATAAATAAAAAGGTAATAGAAAAGATTCCACATTTAACTGCTGAAAGAGGTGCGTTTATCTCCAGCGAATTGCTTATAAAAGCTAAAAAAGAAAAATTTAAAATTGTAGAAATTCCAGTGACTCATTATCCAAGAAAAGGAGGAGCAGCAACTGGACGAAAAATAAATGTCATAATAAAAAGCTTTGTTGATTTATTTAAATTATGGACAAAATTAAATCTTGGATAG
- a CDS encoding glycosyltransferase produces the protein MDKIVIVMPAWNEAGNISEMIETLVKKEFPTIKADMQLLIVDNHSTDGMTEAVEKYSKKYKNVKIIQQENKGLGWAYVSGFKHAMSEMKADGVLEMDADFQHPPRFVKPMVGAYLNGADYVIGSRYIPGGSVPKEWETTRKATSFFGNLFIRLALLNFKIHDLTTGFRLSKVKGILDKIDLDNLMELNRFAYKVDLLYQSLKLSKKTVEVPLEFASRTKEKSKFNYKEMISTFRVAIILGIKDKQKFLKFAVVGGIGFVIQTVVFEVLGVFTKVLSPSIATLLGGELAVISNFTLNNIWTFKSDQVKGVKIIWKFIQFNLTSFIALGIQFVILKIGEGVANGNKLIINAFYLGAIVIVMITNYIVYNKIIWRTKSLN, from the coding sequence ATGGACAAAATCGTAATTGTTATGCCTGCCTGGAACGAAGCAGGAAATATTTCGGAAATGATTGAGACTTTGGTTAAGAAAGAATTTCCAACAATTAAAGCTGATATGCAACTTCTAATTGTTGATAATCATTCAACTGACGGAATGACTGAGGCAGTCGAAAAATATTCTAAAAAATACAAAAACGTAAAAATAATTCAGCAAGAAAATAAAGGACTTGGATGGGCATACGTTAGCGGATTTAAACATGCAATGAGTGAAATGAAAGCTGATGGCGTTCTTGAAATGGATGCAGATTTTCAACATCCTCCGCGCTTTGTAAAGCCTATGGTTGGGGCATATTTAAATGGAGCAGATTATGTAATTGGATCGCGATATATCCCAGGCGGAAGTGTTCCAAAAGAATGGGAAACAACAAGAAAGGCAACTAGTTTTTTTGGAAATTTATTTATTCGTTTGGCACTTTTAAATTTCAAAATTCATGATCTTACAACTGGATTTAGACTTTCAAAAGTAAAAGGAATTTTAGATAAAATTGATTTAGATAATTTAATGGAACTAAACCGTTTTGCTTATAAGGTCGATTTGCTTTATCAATCTTTGAAATTATCTAAAAAAACTGTTGAAGTGCCACTTGAATTTGCATCACGAACAAAAGAAAAATCGAAATTTAATTACAAAGAAATGATTTCCACATTTCGCGTTGCAATAATACTTGGAATAAAAGATAAACAAAAGTTTTTAAAATTTGCTGTTGTTGGAGGAATTGGATTTGTTATACAAACAGTTGTTTTTGAAGTTTTGGGAGTTTTTACAAAAGTTTTATCACCATCAATTGCTACTCTTCTTGGAGGAGAACTTGCAGTAATTTCCAACTTTACTTTAAATAATATTTGGACTTTTAAGTCTGATCAAGTAAAAGGAGTAAAAATAATTTGGAAGTTTATACAGTTTAATTTAACAAGTTTTATAGCTCTTGGAATTCAATTTGTAATTTTGAAAATTGGAGAAGGAGTTGCAAACGGAAACAAATTAATTATTAATGCGTTTTATTTGGGTGCAATTGTAATAGTTATGATTACAAATTATATTGTTTACAATAAAATTATTTGGAGGACGAAGTCACTAAATTAG
- the trmD gene encoding tRNA (guanosine(37)-N1)-methyltransferase TrmD: MVKIDILTLFPNMFVGPFDESMLLAAKKKELVEINIYDLRKWAIDARGSVDDKTYGGGKGMLIRVDVVDAALKEIKNKNSKVILLDAAGVKFTQKKAVNLSKEKHLILICGHYEGIDHRVHENLVDEIISIGDYVLTGGEIPAMVITDAITRLIPGVLEIEATQKESHTIEGVLEYPQYTRPDNYNGWVVPEILKSGNHAEIEKWRISNQKKNS; this comes from the coding sequence ATGGTTAAAATTGATATTCTAACTCTTTTCCCAAATATGTTTGTTGGTCCATTTGATGAATCAATGTTGCTTGCTGCAAAGAAAAAAGAATTAGTCGAAATAAATATTTATGATTTAAGAAAATGGGCAATTGACGCTCGTGGTAGTGTAGATGATAAAACATACGGCGGCGGTAAAGGAATGTTAATTAGAGTTGATGTAGTTGATGCTGCTCTAAAAGAAATTAAAAATAAAAATTCAAAAGTAATTTTGTTAGACGCGGCTGGTGTAAAGTTTACACAAAAAAAGGCAGTTAATTTATCAAAAGAAAAACATCTAATATTAATTTGTGGCCACTATGAAGGAATTGATCACAGAGTTCACGAAAATTTAGTTGATGAAATAATTTCCATTGGCGATTATGTTTTAACTGGCGGAGAAATCCCTGCAATGGTAATTACCGATGCAATTACCCGTTTAATTCCAGGAGTTCTTGAAATTGAAGCGACTCAAAAAGAAAGCCACACAATTGAAGGAGTTTTAGAATATCCACAATACACACGCCCCGATAATTACAACGGTTGGGTTGTTCCAGAAATTTTAAAATCTGGAAATCATGCAGAAATTGAAAAGTGGCGAATATCTAATCAGAAGAAAAATAGTTAG
- a CDS encoding ribonuclease H-like YkuK family protein yields the protein MTSDLDKNGFYSPTNGSVTFRKIVEQIAEFVDSDSKSLYSVIIGSDSQIKHSKTGAECDFVTAIVVHRHGYGARYFWKRETIKKAPVLRDRIYEETARSLSAAAIIVPVIRERIEKDKYNFEIHVDVGPNGKTREMIKELVGMVNGMGYNAKTKPYSWGASSVADKHT from the coding sequence ATGACTTCAGATCTGGACAAAAACGGTTTTTATAGTCCGACAAACGGATCTGTAACTTTTCGTAAAATTGTTGAACAAATTGCAGAATTTGTTGATAGCGACTCGAAAAGTCTTTACAGTGTAATTATTGGATCTGATTCGCAAATAAAACACAGCAAAACTGGCGCAGAATGTGACTTTGTTACTGCAATCGTAGTTCACCGTCATGGATATGGAGCAAGATATTTTTGGAAAAGAGAAACTATTAAGAAAGCTCCAGTTTTAAGAGACAGAATTTATGAAGAAACTGCACGAAGCCTTTCAGCTGCTGCAATTATTGTTCCAGTGATTCGTGAGAGAATTGAAAAAGATAAATATAATTTTGAAATTCATGTTGATGTTGGGCCAAACGGGAAAACACGCGAAATGATTAAAGAACTTGTGGGAATGGTGAATGGAATGGGATATAATGCAAAAACGAAACCATACAGTTGGGGAGCAAGCTCAGTTGCAGATAAACACACATAG